The segment GGGCGAAACTAGTGAAATGATGCTACTTCCGCCGCAACGCTAAGGCAAAGCGAGGGAATCCCCGTTGGAACAACTGATCGACTTTCACGCACCGGAAGTGCAGGCGGTGCTGGATACACTTCTAAAAGACCGCTCCACCAGTAAAAACATCATCTGGGCCACCGACCCGCCGGAGGAACTGCAAACGGTGATGTACGAACCTGTCACGGATAGATCGCAGATCACCACCCAGCAGCTCGGGCTGACCCACTACGAGGTGGTGCTGCCCCGGATGATGAAGCAGACCGACACCCAGCAGCAGCGCACCCGCAAAAAGGGCGAAGTATTCTCGCCCGCATGGGTCTGCAACAAGATGAACAACGCACTGGACGCCGACTGGTTCCGTGGGCTGGGGGCAGAGGAGAGCGCCGGGCAGTTCACGGTGGAGCTGCCCCAAGGCTGGCAGACGGTAGAAACGCCGGTGCAGTTTCCGGTTTGCAAGGACAGGACCCCGGCATGGGTGCAGTATGTGCAGAGCCGCCGCTTGGAGGTGACCTGCGGCGAAGCCCCCTTTCTGGTGTCCCGGTACGATGCCGCCACCGGCGAGATGATCCCGGTAGCCCGGCGCATTGGCATTTTGGACCGCAAGTTGCGGGTGGTAAGCGAGAACGCCGCCACAGAGGACGAGTGGCGCAAATATGCCACCCATGCGGTGCAGTCTACCTACGGCTATGAGTATCAGGGAGATAATCTTTTGCTGGCGCGGGTCAACCTGCTGCTGACCTATGCAGAGCATCTGCAAGCCCGGTGGCAGCGCAAACCCACAAAAGAGGAACTGCAACCCATCGCCAACATCATCAGCTGGAACCTGTGGCAAATGGACGGCTTGCACCTGTCTGTGCCCGGCGGCAAGCCCCAGCCGGAGACAGAACAGCTTGACCTCTTTTCCATGTTCGGGGCGGCAGAGCCGCAGCCGCCAACGGTGTCCTGTAAAGTGAAAAACTGGCGCAAGGGCAGCCATGGAACCGCCCAGAACTTTGAAACCATTCAGGAAGGGAGTACCAGCATGAAGTTTGATTATGTTATCGGAAACCCGCCGTATCAGGATGAACGTCAAGGAACGAGTACAACAGCACTTCCAGTATATAATAATTTTATGGATGCTTCCTATAAAGTGGGAAGTTCGGTGATGCTGATTACCCCAGCTCGGTTTTTATTCAATGCAGGTCGAACACCAAAGCAATGGAATGAACAGATGCTCAATGATGAGCACCTGAAGGTTTTGTACTATGAAAAAGACGGTGAAAAAGTCTTTCCAAATACGGATATTAAAGGCGGCGTTGCAATTACATATCGTGACGAGAAACAATCTTATGGGGCAATAGGTACATTTACGATTTTT is part of the Faecalibacterium sp. HTF-F genome and harbors:
- a CDS encoding Eco57I restriction-modification methylase domain-containing protein codes for the protein MEQLIDFHAPEVQAVLDTLLKDRSTSKNIIWATDPPEELQTVMYEPVTDRSQITTQQLGLTHYEVVLPRMMKQTDTQQQRTRKKGEVFSPAWVCNKMNNALDADWFRGLGAEESAGQFTVELPQGWQTVETPVQFPVCKDRTPAWVQYVQSRRLEVTCGEAPFLVSRYDAATGEMIPVARRIGILDRKLRVVSENAATEDEWRKYATHAVQSTYGYEYQGDNLLLARVNLLLTYAEHLQARWQRKPTKEELQPIANIISWNLWQMDGLHLSVPGGKPQPETEQLDLFSMFGAAEPQPPTVSCKVKNWRKGSHGTAQNFETIQEGSTSMKFDYVIGNPPYQDERQGTSTTALPVYNNFMDASYKVGSSVMLITPARFLFNAGRTPKQWNEQMLNDEHLKVLYYEKDGEKVFPNTDIKGGVAITYRDEKQSYGAIGTFTIFPELNLILRKVKNKIVKGNSLADIMFVASKFNTNTLFDDFPIYAGHERRMSSNVLTFDCFHEVEEENDISVYGIVKGKRQHRYISARYVDLTDTNIERYKLILPKADGNGTFGDTLTNPEILPKRSGFTHTFLGIGSFMTEVEAKAEMKYVKTKFARALLGVLKVTQDNNADKWKYVPLQDFTAHSDIDWSKSVAEIDQQLYRKYDLTADEIEFIETHVKEMA